The Nitrospirota bacterium genome window below encodes:
- a CDS encoding thiamine pyrophosphate-dependent enzyme, whose product MAKAVTLKELSKKEVLLAPGHRLCAGCGAPIVVKMVLLASDYPVVASNSTGCLEVSSCISDYTAWKIPWIHNAFENAAATLSGVETMYRALKKQGKIDKEIKFIAFGGDGGTYDIGLQSLSGAMERGHNMLYICYDNGAYMNTGIQRSSATPFGADTTTRPAGSVVPGKTEQRKNLTKIMAAHNIPYAAQASPSHWADLVRKVKKALEIPGPKFMNILAPCNRGWRSRTDDAILLSRLAVETCYWPLYEIENGVTKITFKPKEKKPVTDFIKAQGRFKHLFKPENEGIIKIFQDEIDREWEKLKKEEACFAS is encoded by the coding sequence ATGGCAAAGGCAGTTACTCTAAAAGAGCTTTCAAAGAAGGAAGTGTTGCTGGCACCAGGTCACCGGCTTTGCGCTGGCTGTGGTGCCCCCATAGTGGTAAAAATGGTCCTCCTTGCATCTGATTATCCCGTAGTTGCATCAAACTCAACAGGGTGCCTCGAGGTTTCGAGCTGTATTTCTGACTACACTGCATGGAAGATCCCCTGGATTCACAATGCCTTCGAAAACGCTGCAGCTACGTTGTCGGGGGTTGAGACCATGTACCGTGCATTAAAGAAGCAGGGGAAGATTGACAAGGAGATAAAGTTTATCGCATTCGGCGGTGACGGGGGGACATATGATATCGGGCTCCAGAGCCTTTCGGGTGCAATGGAAAGAGGGCATAACATGCTCTATATCTGTTATGACAACGGTGCATATATGAACACGGGTATTCAGCGCTCAAGCGCAACACCATTTGGAGCTGATACCACGACCAGGCCCGCAGGCAGTGTTGTTCCCGGCAAGACCGAACAGAGGAAAAACCTGACCAAGATCATGGCTGCCCATAACATCCCCTATGCGGCACAGGCATCTCCCAGCCACTGGGCTGATCTTGTCAGGAAGGTCAAAAAAGCCCTTGAAATACCCGGACCAAAATTCATGAATATCCTCGCGCCCTGCAACAGGGGCTGGAGGTCAAGGACTGATGATGCAATTCTGCTCAGCAGGCTTGCGGTCGAGACCTGCTACTGGCCGCTTTACGAGATTGAGAACGGGGTAACGAAGATAACCTTTAAACCGAAAGAGAAAAAGCCCGTAACGGATTTCATTAAAGCACAGGGCAGGTTTAAGCACCTCTTCAAACCTGAAAATGAAGGCATCATCAAGATATTCCAGGATGAGATTGACAGGGAATGGGAAAAGCTGAAAAAGGAAGAAGCATGTTTTGCTTCTTGA
- a CDS encoding roadblock/LC7 domain-containing protein, whose product MTGSDLVMYEEEFRRIDVELQKLHQQANAKVVFLVDKNGQLIASAGETHDIDTTSLASLTAGNIAATGGIARLLGEKEFTILFHEGEKDNIHISLIGQRIILVVIFDGRSSLGLVRLRVKKASETLTRIFEEITQKVEKDRGEGKLEESLFAEISDEDIDNLFR is encoded by the coding sequence ATGACCGGTTCTGATCTTGTAATGTATGAAGAGGAGTTCCGGAGGATAGATGTCGAACTCCAGAAACTGCATCAGCAAGCAAATGCAAAGGTCGTATTCCTTGTTGACAAGAACGGTCAGCTCATAGCATCAGCCGGGGAAACTCACGATATCGATACTACATCCCTCGCATCACTTACTGCAGGGAACATTGCCGCAACAGGAGGTATCGCCCGGCTTCTGGGGGAGAAGGAATTCACAATACTCTTCCACGAAGGGGAAAAAGACAATATCCATATCTCTCTCATCGGCCAGAGGATAATTCTGGTCGTCATATTCGACGGGAGGTCTTCCCTTGGTCTTGTGAGGCTGCGTGTTAAAAAAGCGTCTGAGACGCTGACAAGGATATTCGAGGAAATTACCCAGAAGGTAGAGAAGGACAGGGGCGAGGGAAAACTCGAAGAATCCCTCTTTGCAGAAATCAGTGATGAAGACATAGATAACCTCTTCAGATAG